DNA from Fibrobacter sp.:
ATCAAAGCAGGGTTGAATGACAGCAGCAGAAACAGAGGTGAGAGCAGAAAATAAAAGGCACAAGAAAGAAAATAAACCGAATAGCCAATTGATGCTGCTATGGTTCTGTGGAGCGGCGGTCTGGAATGCCTTCTGTTTTCCATCATTTAAAACGGTGAGGTTATTTCCCTAAAGTAAGGAAGTCTGGCGTCTTTATCTGAAATTACAGGGTCCTGCACAGGCCAGGTGATTCCAAGGTCACGGTCATCCCACCGTACACCCCTGTCATGCTTCGGTGAATAAGGATTATCAACTTTATACAGAAACTCGGTATCAGGAGTCAGTGTGCAGAAGCCATGAGCGAAACCTCTGGGAATGTACATCATGAGAAAATTCTCCGCACTCAGTTCATAAGCCAGCCATTTACCAAAAGTCGGTGATTCCCTTCTGATGTCTACTGCTACATCATAGACAGCGCCCCTTATTACTCGAACGAGCTTTGCCTGAGCAAAAGGCGGATCCTGGAAATGAAGTCCTCTGAGAACTCCTTTTTTCAACGACATTGAATGATTATCCTGAACAAAGTCAGCATCGATTCCGGCTGAAAGAAAACTTTCCTTTGACCAGGATTCAAGAAAAAAGCCTCTGTGATCTCTGAAAACTGCGGGCTTGATCAGAAAAAGCCCTTCAAAAGCGGTTTGTATGAACTCCATTGCTGTCCTGACTGCCTGACAATACTTTACTTGGTGCCCGGATTTGCCGTTACTCCGGAACGGATCACCAGGTCCATAAGATACTTTCCGTAACTGTTTTTTTCCATCGGGCGAGCCAGTTCAAAGAGCTGGTCAGCCGTGATATACCCCTGTCGAAATGCTATCTCCTCTGGGCTTGAAACCTTCAGTCCCTGCCTCGATTGGATCATCTCCACAAACTCCGATGCCTGAAGCATAGATTCATGTGTACCGGTATCAAGCCAGGCTATTCCCCGCCCCAGCAGCACTGCTTCAAGCTCCCCAAGCTCCAGATAAGCCTTGTTCAGATCTGTTATTTCCAGTTCACCCCGTGGTGAGAATTTAAGAGATGCGGCGATTTCAGGAGCCCGGGAGTCGTAAAAATAGAGACCCGTCACAGCCAGATTAGACCTGGGAGCTGAGGGTTTCTCTACGAGGCTGCAGACTCTGCCGTCCTTGTCCAGTTCGACTACCCCGTACCTGTGGGGGTCGTTTACCTGATAGGCAAAAATAGTAGCTCCGCATGGCTGATTTACACCCAGCTTGAGGTTGGAGACAAGTCCATGGCCCCAGAATATATTATCACCCAGAATGAGAGCGACCCTGTCATTGCCGATAAACTCCCGCCCAATGATCAGAGCTTGTGCAAGCCCATCGGGCTTTTGCTGTTGGGCGTACTGGAGCGAAATACCCCACTGCGAACCATCCCCCAGAAGCTTCTTGAAACTCCCGGCGTCTTCAGGAGTTGTAATAACAAGGATTTCCCTTATTCCGGCAAGCATCAGAATCGAGAGTGGGTAATAAACCATCGGCTTATCATAAACAGGCATCAACTGCTTACTCACAGCTATGG
Protein-coding regions in this window:
- the rfbA gene encoding glucose-1-phosphate thymidylyltransferase RfbA translates to MVKGIILAGGSGTRLYPVTIAVSKQLMPVYDKPMVYYPLSILMLAGIREILVITTPEDAGSFKKLLGDGSQWGISLQYAQQQKPDGLAQALIIGREFIGNDRVALILGDNIFWGHGLVSNLKLGVNQPCGATIFAYQVNDPHRYGVVELDKDGRVCSLVEKPSAPRSNLAVTGLYFYDSRAPEIAASLKFSPRGELEITDLNKAYLELGELEAVLLGRGIAWLDTGTHESMLQASEFVEMIQSRQGLKVSSPEEIAFRQGYITADQLFELARPMEKNSYGKYLMDLVIRSGVTANPGTK
- the rfbC gene encoding dTDP-4-dehydrorhamnose 3,5-epimerase, which encodes MEFIQTAFEGLFLIKPAVFRDHRGFFLESWSKESFLSAGIDADFVQDNHSMSLKKGVLRGLHFQDPPFAQAKLVRVIRGAVYDVAVDIRRESPTFGKWLAYELSAENFLMMYIPRGFAHGFCTLTPDTEFLYKVDNPYSPKHDRGVRWDDRDLGITWPVQDPVISDKDARLPYFREITSPF